In Bacillus cereus ATCC 14579, a single window of DNA contains:
- the brnQ gene encoding branched-chain amino acid transport system II carrier protein — MANKVPFSFIVVIGLMLFALFFGAGNLIFPAMLGQSAGENVWIANAGFLVTGVGLPLLGVLAFGFSGKDDLQSLASRAHPVFGIVFTTVLYLAIGPLFAIPRTGNVSYEIGLKPFMPEGVGSTPLILFTIIFFSITCFFSLNPAKIVDIVGKILTPIKLTFIGILVIVAFIHPIGDMQAPVEAYTSHAFFKGFQEGYLTMDTLASFVFGIIIINAIKEKGAKTKTQIMVVCAKATIIAASILAIIYTALSYMGASSVAKLGHLENGGEVLAKVSNYYFGSYGGVLLGLMITVACLTTSVGLVSACSSFFHKLFPNVPYKAIAITLCVFSAIVANVGLTQLIAVSVPVLTAIYPLAIVLIFLTFFHSLFKGRAEVYQVSLIVTFIISLFDGLSAAGVNIEVVSQVFTKFLPMQEVGLGWIFPAIIGGFIGYGLSILKVKNQVQPATRADKKIG, encoded by the coding sequence ATGGCGAATAAAGTACCGTTTTCGTTCATAGTAGTTATTGGATTAATGTTATTTGCACTATTTTTTGGAGCGGGAAATTTAATTTTCCCAGCGATGCTTGGTCAATCAGCAGGAGAGAATGTATGGATTGCTAACGCTGGATTTTTAGTAACTGGTGTTGGATTACCATTACTAGGTGTGCTAGCATTTGGTTTTTCAGGTAAAGATGATTTGCAGTCGTTAGCTAGTCGTGCTCACCCAGTGTTTGGGATTGTGTTTACAACAGTTTTATACTTAGCGATTGGTCCGTTATTTGCAATACCGAGAACAGGAAATGTTTCTTATGAAATTGGTCTTAAACCGTTTATGCCAGAAGGAGTAGGTTCTACACCTTTAATTCTTTTCACAATTATATTCTTTAGTATCACTTGTTTTTTTTCGCTAAATCCCGCGAAAATTGTCGATATTGTTGGAAAAATCTTAACACCAATTAAGTTGACTTTCATCGGTATTTTAGTAATCGTTGCTTTTATACATCCGATTGGAGATATGCAAGCACCAGTGGAAGCTTATACATCACATGCATTCTTTAAAGGATTCCAAGAAGGATATTTAACGATGGATACGCTTGCATCATTCGTATTCGGGATTATCATTATCAATGCTATTAAAGAAAAAGGTGCGAAAACGAAAACACAAATTATGGTCGTTTGTGCAAAAGCGACAATTATTGCAGCATCTATTTTAGCAATTATCTATACAGCACTTTCTTATATGGGTGCTTCAAGTGTTGCAAAGCTTGGACATTTAGAGAACGGCGGAGAAGTATTAGCGAAAGTTTCTAACTACTATTTCGGATCATATGGCGGAGTATTATTAGGATTAATGATTACAGTAGCTTGTTTAACAACTAGTGTGGGACTTGTATCAGCATGTTCTTCATTCTTCCATAAGTTATTCCCAAATGTTCCTTACAAAGCAATTGCAATCACGCTATGTGTATTTAGTGCAATTGTTGCAAATGTAGGATTAACACAGTTAATCGCAGTTTCTGTTCCAGTATTAACAGCAATTTATCCACTAGCAATCGTATTGATTTTCTTAACATTCTTCCATTCATTATTCAAAGGAAGAGCTGAAGTTTATCAAGTGAGCTTAATCGTAACATTTATCATCAGCTTATTCGATGGATTAAGTGCAGCTGGAGTTAACATTGAAGTAGTAAGCCAAGTGTTCACTAAATTCCTTCCGATGCAGGAAGTAGGATTAGGCTGGATCTTCCCAGCGATTATCGGTGGATTTATCGGATATGGACTTAGCATTTTAAAAGTGAAAAACCAAGTTCAACCAGCAACTAGAGCGGATAAGAAAATAGGTTAA
- a CDS encoding VOC family protein, giving the protein MKKTIDHIGIAVRDIDSTIRFYENVLLGTLIDRYVSEAPGVESEVAILEVDGDRIELLAPTNNTTSPIARFIKQKGKGVHHVAYRVDDLDVALEELKEQGIRTLEHTLRINKHGRRLIYLNPADTEGTIIEYCDYPEEK; this is encoded by the coding sequence ATGAAAAAAACAATTGATCATATCGGAATCGCAGTTCGTGATATAGATAGTACGATACGTTTTTATGAAAATGTGTTACTAGGAACTTTAATAGATCGTTACGTAAGTGAAGCTCCTGGTGTGGAAAGCGAAGTAGCCATTCTTGAAGTGGATGGAGATAGAATTGAATTACTTGCACCGACGAATAATACGACATCTCCAATTGCCCGTTTTATTAAACAAAAAGGTAAAGGTGTTCATCACGTTGCGTATCGTGTCGATGATTTAGATGTGGCTCTAGAAGAGTTAAAAGAACAAGGTATTCGGACATTAGAGCATACACTACGCATTAATAAGCACGGTAGAAGGTTAATTTATCTTAACCCAGCGGATACTGAAGGAACGATTATCGAGTATTGTGATTATCCGGAAGAGAAATAG
- a CDS encoding copper resistance CopC/CopD family protein — protein sequence MSVKVMKRLGTLLLLVCVLIILIPQSASAHAYVVKSNPTENETLKKAPSVVKIEFDEDIQVSRFNTLYVRDTSGKRVDLKDAHIDKKNKKLLEAGLKENLKNGLYSIQWKAISADGHPIQGVIPFRIGLAEAETDDVQVEEMGYVPQIDMIMERGILYTSFSLFIGVLFFNLIMYKGNATSVRSRSKNIIWISLFGILISLLFNLPLQAKINADVSWLEAFNPLLLKETLQLSVFGYVWITQMVLISTLIIVTYFAVKHEKFSSFKVWSIPILLFIGLLVMKAFNSHAYGLKFKDIAVVMDFLHLFAASLWVGGLSSIILLLRNEDNKWHMYWDMIKRFSPWATGAVIVILITGLFNSTFFIPTIHSLFDTKYGLVLLTKILLFIFMGILGIIHYVKGRMRAQQGLGATVKVEFIIGIIIFVIVAFMTNVQTPPMPPTGPFTESKQLDNGYEMTLNVSPNRVGQNIFHITLKDENGQPVTDMEQIILTTQSLDMNMGKGSFKVSAVSPGEYEAEGMYINMTGNWNIQVHGLTKSLDSFDTDYKFIVGGR from the coding sequence ATGAGTGTGAAAGTAATGAAAAGGTTAGGGACATTGTTATTACTCGTGTGTGTGCTTATCATATTGATCCCGCAAAGTGCATCTGCTCATGCGTACGTTGTGAAATCAAACCCTACTGAAAATGAAACATTGAAGAAAGCACCATCTGTTGTAAAAATCGAATTCGATGAGGACATACAAGTTTCACGTTTTAATACATTGTACGTGAGAGATACATCAGGTAAAAGGGTCGATTTAAAAGATGCTCATATTGATAAAAAAAATAAAAAACTATTAGAAGCCGGATTAAAAGAAAACCTCAAAAATGGTCTCTACTCTATTCAGTGGAAAGCTATTTCAGCTGATGGACATCCAATTCAAGGGGTTATTCCATTCCGTATTGGATTAGCGGAAGCGGAAACAGACGATGTACAAGTGGAAGAGATGGGGTATGTTCCGCAAATTGATATGATCATGGAACGTGGAATTTTATATACAAGTTTCTCACTATTTATAGGAGTGCTATTCTTTAATCTTATTATGTATAAAGGGAATGCAACCTCGGTTCGATCAAGGAGTAAGAACATAATATGGATCTCTTTATTTGGGATATTGATTAGCTTGTTATTCAATCTACCACTGCAAGCGAAAATAAATGCTGATGTTTCATGGCTAGAAGCATTCAACCCTTTACTATTAAAAGAAACATTACAGCTTTCTGTTTTTGGTTATGTATGGATTACTCAAATGGTTCTCATTAGTACGCTTATAATTGTTACGTATTTTGCGGTGAAGCATGAGAAGTTTTCGTCGTTTAAAGTATGGAGTATTCCAATACTATTGTTTATAGGGTTACTTGTTATGAAGGCCTTTAATAGTCACGCATACGGTTTAAAGTTTAAAGACATTGCTGTCGTTATGGATTTTCTACATTTATTCGCAGCTTCATTATGGGTGGGTGGTTTATCATCTATTATTCTTCTTTTACGTAATGAGGATAACAAGTGGCATATGTATTGGGATATGATTAAGCGTTTTTCACCGTGGGCAACAGGTGCCGTCATCGTGATTTTAATAACAGGCCTTTTTAACAGTACATTTTTTATTCCAACAATCCACTCGTTATTTGATACGAAGTATGGATTGGTTTTATTAACAAAGATACTTTTATTCATTTTCATGGGGATATTGGGAATTATTCATTATGTGAAAGGGAGAATGCGAGCGCAGCAAGGATTAGGTGCTACGGTGAAAGTAGAGTTTATCATTGGAATTATCATTTTCGTCATCGTAGCTTTTATGACAAACGTACAAACACCACCGATGCCTCCTACTGGACCTTTTACAGAGAGTAAACAATTAGATAATGGATATGAAATGACGCTAAATGTAAGTCCTAATAGAGTAGGACAAAATATATTCCATATTACTTTAAAGGATGAGAACGGACAACCCGTTACTGATATGGAACAAATTATATTAACGACTCAATCGTTAGATATGAATATGGGAAAAGGATCATTTAAAGTTTCGGCAGTTTCACCGGGAGAATATGAAGCAGAAGGTATGTATATTAACATGACAGGAAACTGGAATATACAAGTACATGGATTAACGAAATCGCTTGATAGCTTCGATACGGATTATAAATTTATTGTAGGTGGCAGATAA
- a CDS encoding YcnI family copper-binding membrane protein, whose product MERIKKLGTTMIATAITMGMFSLPVSAHVTVKPATSDIGSWETYTIKVPVEKNIATTKVTLKIPSGVEFQQYEPVPGWKMEEQKDNAGKVKTVVWEAIGEGILPGQFQRFTFVAKNPDKEQKIAWDAYQQYKDGEIVEWTGDEKAEKPHSLTTIAKGTSLTGEHGEVSNVEKNEGTSNMQLIAIVLSILAIVSSVGACVFVVRRKK is encoded by the coding sequence ATGGAACGTATAAAAAAATTAGGAACAACAATGATCGCAACAGCAATTACAATGGGAATGTTTTCGTTACCTGTTAGTGCGCACGTTACTGTGAAGCCAGCAACTTCTGACATCGGTTCTTGGGAGACTTACACGATAAAAGTACCAGTTGAAAAGAATATAGCAACAACAAAAGTTACACTGAAAATACCGTCTGGTGTGGAATTCCAACAGTATGAACCAGTGCCAGGGTGGAAAATGGAAGAGCAGAAAGATAATGCCGGAAAAGTGAAAACTGTAGTATGGGAAGCAATAGGAGAAGGGATTTTACCCGGTCAGTTCCAGCGATTTACTTTCGTCGCTAAAAATCCGGATAAAGAACAAAAAATAGCTTGGGATGCATATCAACAATATAAAGACGGAGAAATTGTTGAATGGACAGGCGATGAGAAAGCTGAAAAACCGCATTCACTTACTACAATTGCAAAAGGTACGTCATTAACAGGAGAACATGGTGAAGTATCTAATGTAGAAAAGAATGAAGGTACTAGTAATATGCAGTTGATAGCAATTGTTTTATCTATTTTGGCAATTGTATCTTCGGTAGGTGCGTGTGTTTTTGTAGTGCGTCGTAAAAAATAA
- a CDS encoding DMT family transporter — translation MTQLSRTKTAIILTFLVFMWGINWPLSKFALHYTPPVLFAGVRTLIGGFILLLFALPKYKELHLKETWHLYVISSLLNIIIFYGLQTVGLQYMPAGLFSAIVFLQPVLLGIFSWIWLEESMYGLKIFGLVLGFIGVGVISSSSLTGHISVIGILLALGCAIGWALGTVFIKKTGHRVNAIWMVTIQLLIGGLCLIGFGSEFESWSSIAWSMPFVSVLLFISFFVIAMGWLAYFTLVGAGEASKVGAYTFLIPLIAIIVSSIFLHEAITMSLFIGLLFIVVSICFVNIKPKTLAVRQQVEVK, via the coding sequence GTGACACAGCTTTCTCGAACTAAGACGGCCATAATCCTTACCTTTCTCGTTTTCATGTGGGGAATCAATTGGCCTTTATCTAAGTTTGCCCTGCATTATACACCACCCGTTTTATTTGCAGGCGTTCGAACTTTAATTGGAGGATTCATTTTACTCCTTTTCGCTCTACCCAAATATAAAGAATTACATTTAAAAGAAACGTGGCATTTATACGTTATTTCTTCTTTACTTAACATCATTATATTTTACGGGTTACAAACTGTTGGTCTTCAATATATGCCTGCTGGGTTATTTTCCGCCATTGTATTTCTACAACCAGTTTTACTCGGTATTTTCTCGTGGATATGGCTTGAAGAATCAATGTACGGCTTGAAAATTTTCGGGCTTGTTCTCGGATTTATTGGTGTAGGTGTTATTAGCTCAAGCAGTTTAACAGGACATATTTCTGTTATTGGAATCCTTCTCGCGTTAGGATGCGCTATTGGCTGGGCACTTGGCACAGTATTCATTAAGAAGACTGGGCACCGTGTGAATGCCATTTGGATGGTAACAATTCAGCTTCTTATCGGTGGTCTTTGTTTAATCGGATTTGGCTCAGAATTTGAAAGTTGGTCTAGTATTGCTTGGAGTATGCCATTTGTTAGTGTACTACTCTTTATTTCATTCTTTGTTATTGCAATGGGGTGGCTTGCATACTTCACACTCGTTGGAGCTGGTGAAGCGAGTAAAGTAGGGGCTTATACATTCCTTATTCCCCTTATCGCTATTATTGTAAGTTCAATCTTCTTACATGAAGCCATTACAATGAGCTTATTTATTGGCCTATTATTTATTGTTGTGAGCATTTGTTTTGTAAATATAAAGCCGAAAACACTTGCTGTAAGGCAGCAGGTTGAAGTGAAATAA
- a CDS encoding LysR family transcriptional regulator gives MTITQLQVLIKTIELGSFTKAARVLNMTQPAVSHAISSIESELGVTILIRDKRQGLLVTDVGNRILVHIREILNGVEKIEQEVAMEKGHEVGTIRIGSFPSASAHFLPKMINHFKEKYPSLEVVLCEGTIKEVEDWLISRVVDIGIVILPNKEMEIVPLTKGKMVAILREDHPLCKKDSITIRDLENEPIILCKGGYEPPIIDMFKQANVPLRAEYVISTVTTALNMIQEGLGIAILAELSLTNLPQNVQTRELEPQVWREIALAVPSLKDSSIAVQLFIEEFQALFAE, from the coding sequence ATGACTATTACACAACTGCAAGTATTAATAAAAACTATTGAGTTAGGTAGTTTTACGAAGGCTGCTAGGGTGTTAAATATGACGCAGCCAGCTGTAAGTCATGCCATTTCAAGTATTGAGTCAGAGTTAGGAGTTACGATTCTTATACGTGATAAACGACAAGGATTACTCGTTACGGATGTAGGAAACAGAATTCTTGTACATATTAGAGAGATTTTGAACGGTGTAGAGAAGATTGAACAAGAAGTTGCGATGGAGAAAGGACACGAAGTGGGGACGATTCGAATTGGGAGTTTTCCGAGTGCTTCTGCACATTTCTTACCGAAAATGATAAACCATTTTAAGGAGAAGTATCCGAGCTTAGAGGTCGTTCTTTGTGAAGGAACAATTAAAGAAGTTGAAGATTGGTTAATATCGAGGGTTGTTGATATAGGAATTGTTATTTTGCCTAATAAAGAGATGGAGATTGTCCCGTTAACGAAGGGAAAAATGGTTGCTATCTTAAGAGAGGATCATCCTCTTTGTAAGAAGGACTCTATTACAATTCGTGATTTGGAGAATGAACCGATCATATTATGTAAGGGCGGATACGAACCACCCATCATTGATATGTTTAAACAAGCCAACGTACCACTTCGGGCTGAGTATGTAATTTCTACCGTTACTACAGCTTTAAATATGATTCAAGAAGGATTAGGCATTGCAATATTAGCTGAATTATCTTTAACGAATTTACCACAGAATGTGCAAACGAGAGAATTGGAGCCGCAAGTATGGAGAGAAATTGCTTTAGCTGTTCCTTCATTAAAGGATTCTTCAATCGCTGTACAGCTATTTATTGAAGAATTTCAAGCGCTATTTGCAGAATAA
- a CDS encoding Rrf2 family transcriptional regulator has product MKISSRFSIAVHILSILKNNPSSLCTSDYMAESVNTNPVVIRKIMSYLKQAGFVYVNRGPGGAGLLKDLHEITLLDVYHAVNVVEEDKLFHIHEQPNPDCPIGANIQAVLEIILIQAQSAMEEVLRNITMGQLFETLQEKMNA; this is encoded by the coding sequence ATGAAAATTAGTAGCCGCTTTTCCATAGCTGTTCATATTTTATCTATTTTGAAAAACAATCCATCTTCACTTTGTACTTCAGACTATATGGCTGAGAGTGTCAATACAAATCCAGTAGTCATTCGTAAAATCATGTCGTACTTGAAACAAGCTGGCTTTGTTTACGTAAATCGTGGACCGGGTGGCGCGGGATTACTAAAGGATTTACATGAAATCACATTGTTAGATGTGTATCATGCAGTGAACGTAGTCGAAGAAGACAAGCTATTTCATATTCACGAGCAACCGAATCCAGATTGTCCAATTGGGGCGAATATTCAAGCGGTGTTAGAAATTATTTTAATTCAAGCACAATCCGCGATGGAAGAAGTTTTGAGAAATATTACGATGGGGCAGTTGTTTGAAACTTTGCAAGAAAAAATGAATGCTTAA
- a CDS encoding DsbA family oxidoreductase encodes MTVKMKVYSDFICPFCFLAKGPLDEVAKEKDVEIEWMPFELRPSPYSKIDPWNEPEKLGSWDAFILPTAKKLGIDMRLPRVSPHPYTHLAFEGCQFAKERGLGNEYHHRVFTAFFQEEQNIEDIDVLTKLAVEVGLPEAEFKDALVTRKYKEKHQEAIQHAYDEANIMAVPTVMIGDEVIQGLASKETLERVIDKEIEKDKTNSFEGMQCNTDGYC; translated from the coding sequence ATGACTGTAAAAATGAAAGTATACTCAGATTTTATATGTCCGTTTTGTTTTTTAGCAAAAGGTCCATTAGATGAGGTAGCGAAAGAGAAAGATGTAGAGATTGAATGGATGCCATTTGAATTACGTCCAAGTCCATATTCAAAAATAGATCCATGGAATGAACCAGAAAAATTAGGTTCATGGGATGCTTTCATTCTTCCGACAGCGAAGAAGTTAGGAATTGATATGCGCTTGCCACGTGTTTCACCACATCCATATACACATTTAGCTTTCGAAGGATGTCAATTTGCGAAAGAACGTGGACTAGGTAATGAGTATCATCACCGCGTATTCACAGCATTTTTCCAAGAAGAGCAAAACATTGAAGATATTGATGTGTTAACAAAATTAGCGGTAGAAGTAGGACTTCCTGAGGCGGAATTTAAAGATGCTTTAGTAACTCGTAAATATAAAGAAAAGCATCAAGAAGCAATTCAACACGCATATGATGAAGCGAATATTATGGCTGTTCCAACTGTCATGATTGGAGATGAAGTCATTCAAGGGCTTGCTAGTAAAGAAACACTAGAAAGGGTCATTGATAAAGAAATTGAAAAGGATAAAACAAATTCATTTGAAGGTATGCAATGTAATACCGATGGATATTGCTAA
- a CDS encoding nitroreductase family protein, which translates to MSATTTNLKEAIVNRRSIRKVTKNDAITKERIEEVLKTALHAPTSFNMQSGRMVVLMDGEHEKFWDIVKETLRARVPAENFEATVERLKGFHAGVGTVLFFEDQATVEKMQENAPLYKDQFPFWSHQGNAMLQHTVWMLLSAEGIGASLQHYNPIVDAEVKETWNIPAEWSLVGQMPFGEPNEQPAERTFLPTEDVVKFY; encoded by the coding sequence ATGTCAGCAACTACAACAAACTTAAAAGAAGCAATCGTGAACCGCCGTTCAATTCGTAAAGTAACAAAAAACGATGCAATTACGAAAGAAAGAATTGAAGAAGTGTTAAAAACAGCTTTACACGCACCAACATCTTTCAATATGCAAAGTGGTCGTATGGTTGTATTAATGGATGGAGAGCATGAAAAGTTTTGGGATATCGTTAAAGAAACACTAAGAGCACGCGTACCAGCAGAAAACTTTGAAGCGACTGTAGAAAGACTAAAAGGCTTCCATGCAGGTGTAGGAACAGTTCTATTCTTTGAAGATCAAGCAACTGTAGAAAAAATGCAAGAAAATGCCCCATTATACAAAGATCAGTTCCCATTCTGGTCTCATCAAGGAAATGCGATGTTACAACATACTGTGTGGATGCTATTATCTGCTGAAGGAATTGGGGCGTCATTACAACATTACAACCCAATCGTAGATGCTGAAGTGAAAGAAACTTGGAACATTCCGGCAGAGTGGAGCTTAGTAGGTCAAATGCCATTTGGTGAACCAAACGAACAACCAGCAGAAAGAACGTTCTTGCCTACTGAAGATGTAGTGAAATTTTATTAA
- a CDS encoding helix-turn-helix domain-containing protein, which yields MNTFGENLKKFRNSHTLTQAELGDKIQLSRSQISNLENHFNEPDLDSLDRIASFFNVSIDALLGRNIPESEERLKIILEEIQTVFAGLNESQREQFCKQLLFYTQFLNEKKELL from the coding sequence ATGAACACTTTTGGAGAAAATTTAAAAAAATTTAGAAACAGTCACACGCTAACACAAGCAGAGCTTGGTGATAAGATCCAATTAAGTCGGAGTCAGATTAGTAACTTAGAAAACCACTTTAATGAACCCGACTTAGATTCGTTAGATCGAATCGCATCCTTCTTCAATGTATCTATTGATGCGCTTTTGGGACGAAACATCCCAGAATCTGAAGAACGATTAAAAATCATTCTCGAGGAGATTCAAACGGTTTTCGCAGGCCTGAATGAATCTCAACGAGAACAATTCTGTAAACAACTCCTTTTCTACACACAATTTCTAAATGAGAAAAAAGAGTTGTTATGA
- a CDS encoding AimR family lysis-lysogeny pheromone receptor encodes MQNCTNLSNIVVEKDITPTKLSKITSLSQSNLWKTMNGQVPMNFSKLMKILVSTENENEKIKTVQEFLESTKKESDIRTAMYYVYLAGYTDILKELLERKCKHTVTKNYKDILKVGLERQSGNLRSKEFFKSLDNLRAKVNLNKVNVNVLVNLLSVYGYFDMGAYNVFTTMHDMIKDKICEMPQGLEKTLIDAELKAICAYAYLMQDEVETARCLLFEVLGVQEAPRLLKATAYSVLGESYVFEDAEKSIQYFEKSLQELDKITNSKSLLKRKLVENTFSFCCIIHNFPVKLEYIHDKAEQALRKISLNEYEEAAKMLYKIENRTAFQDLYLAVAIENPELRQKAYHRFLKEGNLFYIKIFDILK; translated from the coding sequence GTGCAGAATTGTACAAACTTAAGTAACATTGTGGTAGAAAAAGATATAACGCCTACTAAACTCTCTAAAATCACAAGTTTATCACAATCAAATTTGTGGAAAACAATGAATGGTCAGGTGCCTATGAATTTTTCGAAACTGATGAAAATTTTGGTGAGTACGGAAAACGAGAATGAAAAAATAAAAACAGTTCAAGAGTTTTTGGAATCTACGAAAAAAGAATCGGACATTAGGACAGCCATGTACTACGTGTATTTAGCGGGCTATACAGATATATTAAAAGAATTGCTCGAAAGAAAGTGTAAACATACGGTAACAAAGAACTATAAAGATATTTTAAAAGTTGGTTTGGAACGTCAATCTGGAAATCTACGCTCAAAAGAATTTTTTAAGAGCCTAGACAATCTTCGAGCAAAAGTGAATTTAAATAAGGTTAATGTAAATGTTTTAGTAAACTTATTAAGTGTCTATGGGTATTTTGACATGGGGGCTTACAACGTATTTACTACGATGCATGATATGATTAAAGATAAAATATGTGAAATGCCGCAAGGATTAGAAAAAACGTTAATTGATGCCGAATTAAAAGCAATATGTGCATATGCGTATTTAATGCAGGATGAAGTAGAAACTGCAAGATGTTTGCTGTTTGAGGTACTGGGGGTACAAGAAGCCCCACGTTTGTTAAAAGCTACAGCATATAGTGTGTTAGGGGAAAGCTACGTTTTCGAAGATGCGGAGAAATCTATTCAATATTTTGAAAAGTCACTACAGGAATTGGATAAAATAACAAACAGTAAGTCGCTATTGAAGCGGAAATTAGTTGAAAATACATTTTCGTTTTGTTGTATAATTCATAATTTTCCTGTAAAATTGGAATATATTCATGATAAAGCTGAGCAAGCGCTACGGAAAATTTCTTTAAATGAGTATGAGGAAGCGGCTAAAATGTTGTACAAAATTGAGAATCGTACAGCTTTTCAGGATCTATACTTAGCTGTTGCTATAGAAAATCCTGAGCTGCGTCAGAAAGCGTATCATCGATTTTTGAAAGAAGGTAATTTATTTTACATAAAAATTTTTGATATTTTAAAATAA
- a CDS encoding helix-turn-helix domain-containing protein — MDIGTQLKFLRNRRGWTMQEVADRIGKNDSTYSGYETNKRKPNAEVLVQLADIFDTTTDFILGRTENPNGLNFNVKDFLDQGRLHSDGVEITDEQAEIANVLLRQLLQRKQQ; from the coding sequence ATGGATATAGGAACTCAATTAAAATTCTTACGAAATAGACGCGGTTGGACAATGCAAGAAGTTGCAGATCGTATTGGTAAAAATGATTCTACGTATAGTGGATATGAGACAAATAAAAGAAAACCAAACGCTGAGGTTCTTGTACAGTTAGCAGACATATTTGATACTACTACAGACTTCATCTTAGGAAGAACAGAAAATCCAAACGGTCTTAACTTTAATGTAAAAGACTTTTTAGATCAAGGCAGACTTCATTCTGATGGGGTAGAAATTACTGATGAGCAAGCTGAAATTGCTAATGTTCTATTAAGACAACTCCTACAAAGAAAGCAGCAATAA
- a CDS encoding helix-turn-helix transcriptional regulator — protein MEVYKKVEMPLYLLAKRQYNKKHQKLSGGGHVKRTWLADLRGKKRMSQVALADKVGVTPGHIADLETGRRDPGGKTSLSNRDSTWVPYGTFLFTYILAKRQLKRD, from the coding sequence ATGGAGGTTTATAAAAAAGTTGAAATGCCACTTTACTTACTTGCAAAACGCCAGTATAATAAAAAACATCAAAAGTTGTCTGGAGGTGGACATGTGAAAAGGACTTGGCTAGCAGATTTACGTGGTAAAAAACGTATGTCACAGGTGGCTCTAGCAGATAAGGTTGGTGTGACTCCTGGACATATTGCAGATTTAGAGACTGGTAGACGCGACCCAGGAGGGAAAACTAGCCTTTCAAATCGCGATAGTACTTGGGTTCCCTATGGAACATTTTTATTTACCTACATACTTGCAAAACGCCAGTTAAAAAGAGATTAG